A single Argentina anserina chromosome 7, drPotAnse1.1, whole genome shotgun sequence DNA region contains:
- the LOC126801454 gene encoding 5-amino-6-(5-phospho-D-ribitylamino)uracil phosphatase, chloroplastic, which yields MDCASSNIRSSSLLHQWRSPSPLPHPLLSPNLTLLRVKRWNLSKHGRMVTRACGSDETSSVNGFNRTPNKLFLQEAIGAEYGEGFETFRPDGPLKIDVDYLNDKLQEGFLQRIRYAMKPDEAYGLIFSFDNVVADTRALKLNAWKQLAAEEGKEIPKEADVQGQMLYAGADHVLHKLLPWDEADTELTRLALRFSQLYYDNLLRLSKPMEGLNEWLDAVSTARIPCAVVSSLDRISMVKALERMGLKKYFQAIVTEEDGMDSIAHRFLSAAVKLDRKPSKCVVFEDEPRGITAAHNCTMMAVGLIGAHPAYDLVQADLAVASLNELSVINLRRLFANKGSTFMDLQKQIIEKSPTKRKLTMDTIF from the exons ATGGACTGCGCTAGCAGTAATATCAGAAGCTCCTCTCTGCTTCACCAATGGCGATCTCCCTCTCCGCTTCCTCACCCTCTCTTATCCCCAAACCTCACCTTGCTG AGAGTAAAGCGTTGGAACCTTTCTAAGCATGGAAGGATGGTCACCAGGGCTTGTGGGTCTGACGAAACTAGCTCTGTTAATGGGTTTAACAGAACACCCAATAAGCTTTTCTTGCAAGAG GCTATTGGAGCTGAATATGGAGAAGGGTTTGAGACTTTTAGACCGGATGGACCTCTGAAGATTGATGTG GATTATTTGAATGATAAACTGCAAGAAGGTTTTCTTCAACGGATAAGATATGCCATGAAGCCTGATGAAGCTTATGGTCTTATTTTCTCGTTTGACAATGTTGTG GCTGATACTCGAGCTTTGAAATTAAATGCGTGGAAGCAGCTTGCTGCAGAAGAGG gAAAGGAAATTCCAAAAGAGGCTGATGTGCAAGGACAGATGCTTTATGCGGGTGCTGATCATGTATTACACAAG CTTTTACCCTGGGACGAGGCAGATACAGAATTGACTAGGTTGGCATTAAGGTTTTCACAACTATATTATGATAATCTTCTCAGA CTTAGTAAACCCATGGAGGGGCTCAACGAATGGCTGGATGCTGTATCCACAGCGCGCATCCCTTGTGCTGTTGTTTCAAGTCTGGATCGTATAAGCATGGTCAAAGCCCTAGAACGAATGGGACTTAAGAAGTATTTTCAG GCAATTGTGACCGAGGAAGATGGCATGGATTCAATAGCTCATAGGTTTCTTTCTGCGGCTGTGAAG CTGGATCGGAAGCCATCCAAGTGCGTAGTGTTTGAGGATGAGCCTAGAGGTATAACTGCTGCTCACAACTGTACGATGATGGCTGTAGGATTGATCGGTGCCCACCCAGC GTATGATCTGGTGCAGGCTGATCTTGCAGTTGCTAGTTTGAATGAACTTTCAGTAATCAATCTCCGAAGATTATTTGCAAACAAGGGTTCTACTTTCATGGACCTCCAAAAACAGATTATAGAGAAATCTCCAACGAAGAGGAAGCTTACAATGGATACTATTTTCTGA
- the LOC126801453 gene encoding uroporphyrinogen decarboxylase: MQRPLDRHPKLSPFPPNMSCIHSYGSIACFSAPSSASLTRRRSSLSPKPRILCALGGSVAEPQVTSVAEPLLLNAVRGEDVERPPVWLMRQAGRYMKSYMDLCERHPSFRERSENVDLVVEISLQPWKVFKPDGVILFSDILTPLSGMNIPFDIVKGKGPVIFNPLSSAADVDEVREFVPPESVPYVGEALTILRKEVDNKAAVLGFVGAPFTLASYVVEGGSSKHFSKIKRLAFSQPKVLHALLQKFATSMTKYIQYQADCGAQAVQIFDSWATELSPVDFEEFSLPYLKQIVDAVKLTHPDLPLILYASGSGGLLERLALTGVDVVSLDWSVDMAEGRKRLGPDVAVQGNVDPGVLFGSKDFITSRIHDTVRKAGRGKHILNLGHGIVVGTPEENVAHFFEVAKDIRY; encoded by the exons ATGCAAAGACCCTTAGATAGACACCCAAAGCTTTCTCCTTTTCCTCCAAACATGTCCTGCATTCACAGCTATGGCTCCATAGCTTGCTTCTCTGCTCCCTCCTCCGCTTCATTAACAAGAAGGAGATCCAGTCTCTCCCCCAAGCCTCGAATTCTCTGCGCTTTAGGAG GGAGTGTGGCTGAGCCTCAAGTTACCTCAGTGGCTGAACCCCTTTTGCTCAATGCGGTTCGGGGTGAAGATGTGGAGAGACCCCCAGTTTGGCTGATGAGGCAAGCAGGGAGGTACATGAAG AGTTATATGGATCTCTGTGAGAGGCATCCTTCTTTTCGAGAAAGATCCGAAAATGTGGACCTTGTAGTTGAGATTTCGCTGCAGCCATGGAAGGTTTTCAAGCCTGATGGA GTCATTTTGTTCTCGGACATTCTTACTCCGCTCTCTGGGATGAACATACCGTTTGACATTGTTAAAGGCAAGGGTCCAGTGATATTTAATCCCTTGAGTAGTGCTGCGGATGTTGATGAAGTGAGAGAGTTTGTTCCTCCAGAGTCGGTTCCGTATGTTGGGGAAGCATTGACAATCTTGCGAAAAGAG GTAGATAATAAGGCGGCGGTATTAGGTTTTGTTGGTGCTCCTTTCACGTTAGCATCATATGTGGTGGAAGGTGGTTCATCAAAGCACTTCTCAAAAATAAAGAGATTAGCTTTCTCTCAACCCAAG GTCCTCCACGCATTACTTCAGAAGTTTGCAACTTCAATGACAAAGTATATTCAATACCAAGCTGATTGTGGAGCTCAAGCTGTTCAGATATTTGACTCATGGGCCACAGAACTCAGCCCGGTTGATTTTGAGGAATTTAGTCTTCCATACTTGAAACAAATTGTGGATGCAGTGAAACTGACTCATCCAGATCTTCCTTTGATTCTGTATGCAAGCGGGTCTGGGGGTTTGCTTGAGAGGCTGGCTTTGACTGGCGTGGATGTAGTTAGCTTGGATTGGAGTGTTGACATGGCTGAAGGTAGAAAACGACTGGGACCAGATGTAGCCGTTCAAGGCAATGTGGATCCTGGTGTTCTATTTGGTTCAAAGGATTTCATCACCAGCAGAATACATGATACTGTGAGGAAAGCTGGTAGAGGGAAACATATTTTGAATCTTGGCCATGGAATTGTAGTAGGTACACCCGAGGAGAATGTTGCTCATTTCTTTGAAGTTGCAAAAGACATCAGATATTAA
- the LOC126803773 gene encoding CBL-interacting protein kinase 18-like, protein MEKRGKLFMEKRAKVLLGKYEVDRYLGQGTFAKVYRARNIETNKIVAIKAIARDKVEKEGLVVQTEREITIMRMLKHPNIVQLYDVMNTKDKICLVMEYAKGGELFHKIAKGKLDEDVARNYFQQLITTVDFCHKNGVYHRDLKPENLLLDEKGVLKVSDFGLSALADSKREDGLLHTSCGTPYLAPEVLSKKAYDGAKADIWSCGVILYALLAGQVPFRDRSTILMCRKICEADYSCPRWFPDEVRSLLSKILNPDPDKRILISEIVKTYWFRKGSKSITTRTEVEEPGLLGASAGFDDGNNSEQQELARPTSSNHFDIITLPSNLDLSGLIKIFMVRVASVCSSKFPATLS, encoded by the coding sequence ATGGAGAAAAGGGGTAAGCTGTTCATGGAGAAAAGGGCTAAAGTGCTTCTGGGGAAGTACGAAGTTGATAGATATTTAGGTCAAGGCACCTTTGCAAAGGTTTATAGAGCAAGGAACATCGAAACTAATAAGATTGTGGCCATTAAAGCAATCGCCAGAGATAAGGTTGAAAAAGAAGGATTAGTTGTTCAGACAGAAAGAGAGATAACTATCATGAGAATGCTTAAACACCCTAACATAGTGCAGCTCTATGATGTCATGAACACCAAAGACAAGATCTGCCTAGTCATGGAATATGCGAAAGGAGGTGAGCTTTTCCACAAAATAGCTAAAGGAAAGCTGGATGAGGACGTTGCAAGAAATTACTTCCAGCAGTTGATCACCACGGTTGACTTCTGTCACAAGAATGGTGTTTACCACCGCGATTTGAAGCCTGAGAACTTGCTGCTAGATGAAAAAGGAGTGTTGAAGGTATCGGATTTTGGGTTGAGTGCGCTTGCTGATTCGAAGAGGGAAGATGGTTTACTCCATACAAGTTGCGGCACTCCTTATTTAGCTCCTGAAGTGTTAAGCAAGAAAGCCTATGATGGAGCCAAAGCTGATATATGGTCTTGTGGGGTGATCTTGTATGCACTTTTGGCTGGTCAGGTTCCATTTCGTGATCGAAGTACGATACTCATGTGTAGAAAAATATGCGAAGCAGATTATAGTTGTCCCAGGTGGTTTCCAGATGAAGTGAGGAGCCTACTGTCTAAGATCCTCAACCCAGATCCAGATAAAAGGATTCTTatatcagagatagtgaaaaCTTACTGGTTTAGAAAAGGCTCCAAATCCATTACGACCAGAACAGAAGTAGAAGAGCCAGGTTTGTTGGGTGCTAGTGCCGGGTTTGATGATGGTAACAACAGTGAGCAACAAGAGCTTGCTAGACCAACCTCTTCGAACCATTTTGATATCATAACTCTTCCAAGTAATTTAGATCTGTCTGGTTTGATCAAGATATTCATGGTCCGAGTTGCCAGCGTGTGTTCTTCCAAATTCCCAGCAACACTTTCATGA
- the LOC126803774 gene encoding CBL-interacting protein kinase 2-like, whose translation MDKKAKVLMKKYKVEKFLGQGNFAKVYSATNLETNQSVAIKVICKDMVVKTGLIEQTKREITIMKLLKHPNIVQLYEVMGSKTKIYIVMEHAEGGELFQKIKKGRLGEEVARKYFQQLITAVEFCHKRGVYHRDLKPENLLLDKNGVLKVSDFGLSALAESKREDGLLHTSCGTPGYVAPEVIRCRAYDGAKADIWSCGVILFVLMAGYLPFHDLNRIRMYNKICASEYQCPRWFSCQVRKLLCGILDPNPDQRFLVSEIIENSWFQKGFNSKTKTEVEEPDLLDGDEGFDDCDKTENQETITATSLTAFHILSRSSSFKLDAKREVQFTSTQSATSIMSKLKDISRKLNLKVKNEGASMQLVKSMDGKKRTLSIEAEIFEFAPSFHLVEMKKSGGDSFEFRKMVEEDIRPALKDVVWAWEGECTNNSSGICV comes from the coding sequence ATGGACAAGAAGGCGAAGGTGTTGATGAAGAAATACAAAGTTGAGAAATTCTTAGGGCAGGGGAACTTTGCGAAGGTCTACAGCGCAACAAACCTCGAAACAAATCAGAGTGTGGCCATTAAGGTAATCTGCAAAGACATGGTTGTCAAAACTGGACTCATTGAGCAGACCAAAAGAGAGATTACTATCATGAAACTGCTTAAACACCCCAACATAGTGCAGCTATATGAAGTCATGGGctccaaaaccaaaatttataTTGTCATGGAACATGCAGAAGGCGGTGAACTTTTCCAAAAGATAAAGAAAGGAAGGCTCGGGGAGGAAGTAGCGAGGAAGTACTTTCAACAGCTTATTACTGCTGTTGAATTCTGCCACAAGAGAGGTGTTTACCACCGCGATTTGAAGCCGGAGAACTTGCTGTTAGATAAAAATGGAGTGTTGAAGGTATCAGATTTTGGGTTGAGTGCGCTTGCAGAATCAAAGAGGGAAGATGGTTTACTGCATACAAGTTGTGGCACTCCAGGTTATGTAGCTCCTGAAGTTATCCGTTGTAGAGCCTATGATGGAGCCAAAGCTGATATATGGTCTTGTGGGGTGATCTTGTTTGTACTAATGGCTGGTTATCTTCCCTTCCATGATTTAAATCGAATACGCATGTATAACAAAATATGTGCATCAGAGTATCAATGTCCCCGGTGGTTTTCATGTCAAGTTAGAAAGCTCTTGTGTGGAATCCTCGACCCCAATCCGGATCAAAGGTTTCTTGTTTCGGAGATTATTGAAAATAGCTGGTTTCAAAAAGGGTTCAactccaaaaccaaaacagaagtGGAAGAGCCGGATTTGTTGGATGGTGATGAAGGATTTGATGATTGTGACAAAACTGAGAACCAAGAGACTATTACTGCGACCAGTTTGACTGCATTCCATATCTTATCTCGTTCAAGTAGTTTCAAGTTGGATGCAAAGAGAGAAGTACAGTTCACCTCCACGCAATCTGCCACATCCATCATGTCGAAGCTGAAGGATATTAGTCGGAAACTGAATCTGAAAGTGAAGAACGAAGGAGCATCAATGCAGTTGGTGAAATCCATGGATGGAAAGAAGAGGACATTATCCATAGAAGCCGAAATTTTTGAGTTTGCTCCATCCTTTCATTTagtggagatgaagaaatctGGTGGGGATTCATTTGAGTTTAGGAAGATGGTAGAAGAGGATATAAGGCCGGCTCTCAAAGACGTCGTCTGGGCATGGGAGGGTGAGTGTACTAACAACAGCAGCGGCATCTGCGTCTGA
- the LOC126803775 gene encoding LOW QUALITY PROTEIN: CBL-interacting protein kinase 11-like (The sequence of the model RefSeq protein was modified relative to this genomic sequence to represent the inferred CDS: inserted 1 base in 1 codon) has protein sequence MGRGEVLMGKYEVDKNLGKGTFAKGYRAENLETNKIVAIKVLARDKVEKEGLVDQTKREITIMRMLKHPNIVELCEVLASKDRIYLVMEYAKGGELFQKIAKGKLDEEEARSYFQQLITTVDFCHRNGVYHRDMKPVSLLLDENGVLKISDFGLSAVADQXREDGLLHTSCGTPSYVAPEVLCKKLKKAYDGAKADMVLWGDLVSTIDWLSSLP, from the exons ATGGGGAGGGGGGAAGTGTTGATGGGGAAGTACGAAGTCGATAAAAATTTAGGTAAAGGTACTTTTGCAAAGGGTTATAGAGCAGAGAACCTCGAAACTAATAAGATTGTGGCCATTAAGGTACTCGCCAGAGACAAGGTTGAGAAAGAAGGATTAGTTGATCAGACCAAAAGAGAGATAACAATTATGAGAATGCTTAAACATCCAAACATAGTAGAGCTATGTGAAGTCTTGGCCTCCAAAGACAGGATCTATCTAGTCATGGAATATGCGAAAGGTGGTGAGCTCTTTCAGAAAATAGCAAAAGGAAAGCTGGATGAGGAAGAAGCTAGAAGTTACTTCCAACAGTTGATCACCACGGTTGACTTCTGCCACAGGAATGGTGTTTACCACCGCGATATGAAGCCCGTGAGCTTGCTGCTAGATGAAAATGGAGTGTTGAAGATTTCGGATTTCGGTTTGAGTGCGGTCGCTGATC AGAGGGAGGATGGTTTACTGCATACAAGTTGTGGCACTCCTTCGTATGTAGCTCCCGAGGTGTTATGCAAGAAACTGAAGAAAGCCTATGACGGAGCCAAAGCTGATATGGTCTTGTGGGGTGATCTTGTAAGCACCATTGACTGGTTATCTTCCCTTCCATGA
- the LOC126802879 gene encoding LOW QUALITY PROTEIN: phosphoglucan phosphatase LSF2, chloroplastic (The sequence of the model RefSeq protein was modified relative to this genomic sequence to represent the inferred CDS: inserted 1 base in 1 codon; substituted 1 base at 1 genomic stop codon) — protein sequence MASAGNSCLSSVFTAPLEKDVFLNKMKKASCNFLMGSYNKPFEVSRVYCGLPESGTEKKPTSSSASNSNKVVEDYNTAMKRMMRNPYEYHHDLGMNYTLITDNLIVGSQPQKPEDIDHLREEENVAYILNLQQDNDVEYWGXDLQSIIERCKEVGIRHMRXPAKDFDPHSLRNGLRKAVSSLEWAISEGKGKVYVHCTAGLGRAPAVAIAYMYWFLGMNLNAAYDALTLKRPCGPNKRAIQGATYDLAKKDPWKEPFENLPEYAFQDMADWERKLIQDRVISLRGS from the exons ATGGCAAGTGCTGGGAACAGTTGTTTAAGCTCAGTGTTCACAGCTCCTCTGGAAAAAGATGTGTTCTTGAATAAGATGAAGAAAGCTTCATGCAATTTTTTAATGGGTTCCTACAACAAACCCTTCGAAGTGAGCAGAGTCTATTGTGGATTGCCAGAGAGTGGAACTGAAAAGAAACCCACAAGCAGTTCAGcctcaaattcaaacaaaGTGGTTGAGGATTACAATACAGCTATGAAGAGGATGATGAGGAACCCATATGAATATCATCATGATCTGG GCATGAACTACACACTGATAACTGATAACTTGATTGTGGGCTCCCAACCTCAGAAACCAGAAGATATTGATCACctgagagaagaagagaatgtGGCATACATTCTAAACTTGCAGCAGGACAATGATGTTGAATATTGGG TTGACTTGCAGTCGATCATAGAAAGATGTAAAGAAGTCGGAATCCGTCACATGAGGTGACCT GCAAAGGATTTTGATCCACATTCCTTGCGAAATGGTCTACGGAAAGCAGTTTCATCACTGGAATGGGCCATATCTGAGGGAAAAGGAAAAGTGTACGTGCATTGCACTGCCGGACTGGGAAGGGCCCCTGCTGTGGCTATAGCTTACATGTACTGGTTCCTTGGAATGAAT CTCAATGCAGCATATGATGCATTGACTCTCAAGAGACCATGTGGACCCAATAAGAGGGCGATACAAGGAGCTACTTATGATCTGGCCAAAAAAGATCCGTGGAAGGAGCCATTTGAGAATCTTCCTGAATATGCATTTCAGGATATGGCAGATTGGGAAAGGAAGTTGATTCAAGACCGTGTCATTTCTCTCCGTGGATCATGA
- the LOC126802227 gene encoding adenine/guanine permease AZG1, with product MVMEAPPPPAKPSHLTRLNTYVAKSRVGKRFKLTERNSTFTTELRAGTATFLTMAYILAVNASILTDSGGTCSVSDCIPLCSDPSLSATNCTGTVIQPDASCKFDPVNPGYAACLDRVRKDLIVATVASSLIGCLIMGAFANLPLALAPGMGTNAYFAYTVVGFHGSGNVSYQSALAAVFMEGLIFLLISAIGLRAQLAKLIPKPVRISSSAGIGLFLAFIGLQSNQGIGLIGYSSSTLVTLGACPSSSRAMLAPVVAAANGTVSLVAGGTVSGDIFCTRDRMESPTFWLGVVGFVIIAYCLVKNVKGAMIYGIVFVTAVSWFRNTEVTAFPNTDAGNAAYEYFKKVVDVHTIKSTAGALSFKSFGKGYFWEALITFLYVDILDTTGTLCSMARFAGFMDQNGNFEGQYFAFMSDATSIVVGSLLGTSPVTAFIESSTGIREGGRTGLTALTAAGYFFFAFFFTPLLASIPAWAVGPPLILVGVLMMKSVVEIEWDDMRQAIPAFVTLILMPLTYSIAYGLIGGIGTFIVLHLWDWSRELLVKLGVLKGEEEEEAVAVNGNGVVHDQSRADSTAKVLELEV from the coding sequence ATGGTCATGGAGGCTCCTCCGCCGCCTGCAAAGCCGAGTCACTTAACTAGGCTCAACACCTACGTCGCCAAGAGCCGAGTCGGCAAGCGCTTCAAACTCACCGAGCGCAACTCCACCTTCACCACCGAGCTCCGCGCCGGCACCGCCACTTTTCTCACCATGGCTTACATCCTCGCTGTCAACGCCTCCATTCTAACAGACTCCGGCGGCACATGTTCCGTCTCCGACTGCATCCCCCTCTGCTCCGACCCCTCCCTCTCCGCCACCAACTGCACCGGGACCGTCATTCAGCCCGACGCTTCGTGCAAATTCGACCCGGTCAACCCCGGCTACGCTGCCTGCCTTGACCGCGTCCGGAAAGACCTCATTGTCGCCACCGTCGCCTCCTCCCTCATCGGCTGCCTCATCATGGGCGCCTTCGCCAACCTTCCTCTCGCTTTAGCTCCCGGAATGGGCACAAACGCCTACTTCGCCTACACCGTCGTCGGTTTTCACGGCTCGGGCAACGTCTCATACCAGAGCGCCTTGGCAGCTGTTTTCATGGAAGGTCTGATTTTCCTCCTCATCTCCGCAATCGGACTCCGGGCCCAACTCGCCAAATTGATCCCTAAACCCGTCAGGATCAGCTCCTCCGCCGGCATCGGCCTCTTCCTCGCCTTCATCGGCCTCCAATCCAACCAAGGAATTGGACTGATCGGCTACAGCTCTTCCACACTCGTCACGCTCGGAGCCTGCCCCAGCTCGTCGCGCGCTATGCTCGCGCCCGTCGTGGCGGCTGCCAATGGCACCGTCAGCCTTGTGGCTGGCGGCACGGTCTCCGGTGACATATTCTGCACCAGGGACCGCATGGAGAGCCCCACATTCTGGCTCGGAGTGGTCGGCTTCGTCATCATTGCGTATTGCCTCGTCAAAAACGTTAAGGGGGCCATGATCTATGGCATCGTGTTCGTCACGGCCGTGTCGTGGTTCCGTAATACAGAAGTAACGGCATTCCCGAACACCGACGCCGGCAACGCCGCGTACGAGTATTTCAAGAAAGTCGTGGACGTACACACGATCAAATCCACGGCGGGGGCCCTCAGCTTCAAGAGCTTCGGCAAAGGGTATTTCTGGGAAGCCCTAATTACGTTCCTATACGTAGACATATTGGACACGACGGGGACGCTCTGTTCCATGGCACGCTTCGCCGGATTTATGGACCAAAACGGTAATTTTGAAGGGCAGTACTTCGCTTTCATGTCGGACGCCACGTCGATCGTGGTCGGGTCCTTGCTAGGGACGTCACCCGTGACGGCGTTTATCGAGTCGTCAACGGGGATAAGAGAAGGCGGGCGTACGGGGCTGACAGCGCTGACGGCGGCGGGGTACTTTTTCTTTGCGTTTTTCTTCACGCCGTTGTTGGCTTCGATTCCGGCGTGGGCGGTGGGGCCGCCGCTGATATTGGTGGGTGTGCTGATGATGAAGTCGGTAGTGGAGATAGAATGGGATGATATGAGGCAGGCGATCCCGGCGTTTGTGACTTTGATACTGATGCCGTTGACGTATTCAATAGCCTATGGGCTGATTGGTGGGATTGGAACCTTTATTGTTCTTCACCTGTGGGATTGGAGTAGAGAACTTTTAGTGAAGCTAGGAGTTTTGaaaggtgaagaagaagaagaagctgttGCAGTCAACGGCAATGGGGTGGTGCATGATCAGTCCAGAGCAGACTCAACTGCGAAAGTACTTGAGCTTGAAGTTTAG